A stretch of Dasypus novemcinctus isolate mDasNov1 chromosome 14, mDasNov1.1.hap2, whole genome shotgun sequence DNA encodes these proteins:
- the LOC101416631 gene encoding armadillo repeat-containing protein 10-like — protein sequence MGGARAVGWVAAGLVLGAGACYCIYRLVRGPRRGQRRGDRARHRLRPSRSAEDLTDGSYDEVLNAEQLQKLLYLLETTEDAVIIEKALVTLGNNAAFSANQAIIRELGGIPIVGNMINNANHSIKEKALNALNNLSVNVENQSKIKIYMNQVCEDVFSDPLDSAVQLAGLRLLTNMTVTNDYQPMLNSYITDLFHVLLIGNGTTKVQVLKLLLNLSENSAMTERLLSAQVDSSFLALYDSYVAKEILLRALTLYQNINNCLKVDGRLACQPTFTKGSLFFLFYGEECAQKMRALANHPDADVKEKAVIMKC from the coding sequence ATGGGCGGCGCCCGGGCCGTGGGCTGGGTGGCGGCGGGCCTGGTGCTCGGCGCCGGCGCCTGCTACTGCATTTACCGGCTGGTGCGGGGCCCGCGGCGAGGCCAGCGGCGGGGCGACCGGGCCCGGCACCGGCTGCGCCCCTCGCGGTCCGCAGAAGACTTAACAGATGGTTCATATGATGAGGTCCTGAATGCCGAACAACTTCAGAAACTCCTTTACCTGCTTGAGACAACTGAGGATGCAGTAATTATTGAAAAAGCTTTGGTCACTCTGGGTAACAATGCAGCCTTTTCAGCTAACCAAGCCATTATTCGTGAATTGGGTGGTATTCCAATTGTTGGAAACATGATCAACAACGCCAACCACAGTATTAAAGAGAAAGCTTTAAATGCACTGAATAACCTGAGTGTCAATGTTGAAAatcaaagcaagataaagatataCATGAATCAGGTCTGTGAGGATGTCTTCTCTGATCCACTGGACTCGGCTGTGCAGCTGGCAGGACTGAGACTGCTAACAAACATGACTGTTACCAATGACTACCAGCCCATGCTTAACAGTTACATCACAGACCTTTTCCACGTGTTACTGATAGGAAATGGAACCACCAAGGTTCAGGTCCTGAAACTACTTTTGAATTTGTCTGAAAATTCAGCCATGACAGAAAGACTACTCAGTGCCCAAGTGGATTCATCATTCCTTGCCCTTTATGACAGTTACGTAGCAAAGGAGATTCTTCTTCGAGCGCTCACACTATATCAGAATATAAACAATTGCCTCAAAGTGGATGGCCGTTTGGCTTGTCAGCCTACTTTCACTAAGGGTTCACTGTTTTTCCTATTCTATGGAGAAGAATGTGCCCAGAAAATGAGAGCTTTAGCTAATCACCCTGATGCAGATGTGAAGGAAAAAGCTGTAATAATGAAATGCTGA